The following is a genomic window from Strix uralensis isolate ZFMK-TIS-50842 chromosome 3, bStrUra1, whole genome shotgun sequence.
GTGCCCACAGAGACACAAAGCAAACAAGGCATTGCTGCAACCCAAATACACCCAGCAACAGCCAAATTCTACCCATGCAGCAACACAAGGAGGTGCAAGGCAGCATTGCATTACAGTGCACATAGTGAACAGGGCATCCTGGACACAGAAAGCTCCCTGCTGAACAGGCTGTCTGACCTGTATTTTTTGTCTACTGTTACTGATGATCTAATCTAATTTAATCTacatctaatctaatctaatctaatctaattcTAATGTAGTGATGTACAGCCTGTTCTGTTTTGCTGGGCTTGTATACAATACAGATGCCCATTTAGCAAAGATTTCCAGTCTCCCACAGTTGTCTCAATCCCATAATACAGCACCTCCCACTGTGCCTACATAGAGATGCTCATGGCCACAGCTGTTTGGCTGTCTCAGCCTCCCTGTGGCTGGTGGAGGCTTTCATCCAATGTCTGCAGCATCCACAGTGGGCTCTGGGGTCCTGATGCCTGCAAATTCAGTCACTCACTTCTAGCTGCTGCCCTTAACGCTATTCATTTATCCTGTGTTCAGGTAAAGACCAGCCACCAGTGGCTCCACAAGAGAGACTGAGAAACAACCTGACCCCCAAAGTGTTAATTCTGCAATGCAACTTCAACCCAACAGTGTCAAtaaatgtcctggtttaaccaggatagggttaagtttccccagcagtggggggggggagctctagccgggttattcagataccatgcggatgtcacatcctggcaggtcacatttttcctggcggggagcgaggtgcactcgtggttttgtacatcgtgtttcaaactgctgtatttggtagctattttgctctgttcattgctatcactattactgttattgttattgttgttgtttgttgtgttgctattgcactgttgtattaaacctttccttatttcagtcttggggctttgtatttcactccctttgtgggggaggggcagcggccgcgtggtgtcagaccccggcaggggctaaaccacaaCAATAAAAATGACCCAAGTTATATTGAAACTCATTTGTCCAAAACCTGAGGTTAGTGCCCCATCACACATGGGAAAGAAGCTGGAGGATAccaaacacagagaaagagcAACGTATTTAAATCAGCTGGCACTTAGAGCAGTGAGTTAGCCTGGAAAACTTCCCTGCTATTCACTTTCTTCCACCTTTTTCACTTGGAGCTGGGACACAGCCATTCTCTGGGTGAAGCATGTGAATGGTGGCATCGCAAGGGTATTACAGAAACTAATTACTCACTGGGCACACGCTGGGGCCCCGTTGACTTCTATCAGCCAGACCTTCAGCTCCTCATCCACCATAAAGTCAAAGCCAAAGAGCTGGAAGCTCTGGTAGTGAAGATGCTTCGTGCTGATTGCAGGCTCTATACACATAAGGCAGCTTCTGCGAAAGGAAAACCAGAGACCCAATATTAAAAGCCCTGTGGACATACCTGTTGCACTGCAGCTTCTGAGGGCATGTGCATAGCACAGTTAAGGGGAGTGGTGCCCTGTTACCCTGGGACTGCCCCAAATTACAAGCTATATCCAACACACGTCATGGTAATCAGGTCACTCCAAGTGAGATTGTGCAACCATCAAAACACATGTGGGGACACCCCTGAGTGAACTCCTGAAGAGCAGCATCCACCCTCACTACTGGATTGGGCAAGTTGAAAACATGATGTGCAATTAGAGCCTGGAGCAGAAGGCAGAGCCACAAAGGGCTGCACCAGGTCCCCAAGGAACTGCCACTGAGAGCTCATCTGCCTTCGAGTTCCTCAAAGATTGCATCATGTCTTTTTGGCATAACAGCAGTGGAGTACTTGCAAAGTAAATTCTGCCATGAAGGATCACTTTATCAAGACCTGGATTCTCTGAGGCACCATGATCTCTTAAGATTTCTCTCCAGGCATTTTCCGTGCCCAGGAGGTAGCCGGTTCTGTGTGGACTGGGTAAGACGATGTATGCCAACGAGATGTGCTGCTGCGTGCTGATGGTGGAGGAAGCAGTGAGATCCTGCAGACTTGATTCTGGATTCATTTCCCCTCTTACACCTTGTCTTTTTTAACCTCAACCTCACCCAGCCCTGTCTTTCAACCTACCCTCTCTGCTTACCAAGTGATCTCACTCCATCCTTCTCCAGCCACACCTGCCAAACTGCAGACACACTGTCACATACCTTTGAGAGAACAGCACCCATGGAGGTCTCTTTTCATTGAGCAATGACATTGGGGTGTTTATGGCTTTATCTTAAATTTATGCAACCGAAACCCTTCCCTTGTTGATCTGTCTGCTTCCCCAGCCGTGTCTGTACACATTCCCTGTCACTGAAGGTTTATGCTCCCCTAGGCAACAGGCAGCTACCTTATTATGTGTTTGATTTGCAGTAAGATGCTATTCTCAAGCGTTGTATTCAGGGCATCCATCAGATACTGGTTGAACTCCTCGAAGAACATTTCATTCCCTTCCTCATACCGCCCATAGTTTTTGGAATATTCCTTCTGAATGCAGTGATTGGTCAAGTGGCAGGTTTTGTCCTGGAAATTAGCACTGTTATATGGTTCGGAAGAGGTCCGCAGGACACCCTCTCTGTAGAGGTAGATATTATATTGATGATCCACGAGAACCCAGCTCCTGGGGGGCGAAAGAACAAACTCTAGTCTCACTGGCTTagaaagaaacagcacaaaaatgaAACCAGTATTattacaaaagcagaaaaggtTACCTGATGTCAAACTTGCGATGTCCTGGCTCTAAAAGCAGAGGCTTCTCCAGGTATTTCTGAATCACATGTACTTGTCCCTGCTCATCGATGAAGTCCAGGAGTTCTGCAGCCTCTGAAGAAATCAGGATGCCTTCCCCTGGCACAGAAAGACAAAGACAGAATTAGGTAGATGATCCTCCCACCTTTGCTGGAGCTCTTTCATGGCCCAAGTGGACCATGACTCATTTGCTCAAAAAGCCATTGACATGCATGAACCCATGACTCCAGGGCTGGTTGGTACCCAAGCGATGTCATGTTTGCTCAGTGTCAGACATCGAATCTGCAGAGGGATCTCCCTGTTGCCATGCCACTGGGCATCTGCTCCCTCGTAACTGGTGCGAATGCAAATGGGAACCAAGGGTACCTGAAATAGCATGGCCTGCCTGGGGCTTGTCTGCAGAGGGGCAGCTATTCAGGTGTGAGTCAATGCACAGCAGACAGGGACCTTGGCAAGCAGTGAGGCAGCTGCTTGGTTTGGGGaatcttgtttccttttccagtgttttttccCAGCTGGGCTCAGGGGGTTGGGCACGTTCAGCACTTGTTGAATTTTGTTTGGATTTTCCCTGCTTTTCAGCAGTTTGGAGAACAGGGATTCTTGCAGtttgtgagatttttctttttttttttcttttttttttttaatttggggagGGAGGTATGTGGGTTTTTATCCTAGACTCAGACTTTCTCcccctgcctggctgcttcggCTGCCAGAGGCAGTCATACGTGCACACTTGCACAGAGTTTCCCTACTCGCAGAGTTCATTTAAGTTACTATTAAAATCATTGCTGCATTaggaaaagaattatttcaaagtGTTCAGCCATGTAGTCAGTGTTTTCCTCTGCTGTGGAAGCTCTGCATTAAAGAAGTTAGATGTGCTGTTTAAATACTGCCACATTTTGACTGAAGCTGTCACTGTTCATTTCTTGCAAGAGTCCAAATCTGAAACCACTGTTGCAGAGCAATGAAAAGAGAACATATCCCTTCTGGGATTTGATAAAGGGATGGCAGGGTGCCACACAAGGGATAAACCACCTCAGGTAAAATTATATAACGCTTCTCTGGCACTATGTCCAGTCTTCAGGCATTTAGTTAACCTTTTGGACTAAAGCTGATGACTTAGTCTTAATTTTGTGCTGAGTGTTTTGGAGGAAATActgagtgaaaagaaagaaacactcTTCAAGTGGGCATTAGGGGGAGAACACAGGTTTGGAGCACAGACAGGGTTTGACAGGATCATCCCAGGGAAAATGTTCCTAGCTGTGACTTCTGAAGGTCTCTGTCAACACAGCCCTGCAGGTACTTTCACTGGTCCATGCTTTGCATACCCATGAGTCACAGCTTCCCAGCCCTACTGACCCCCTACCTATCCTAGTGTCCTCTACTGAAAGGAAGTCCTTTCATCAAAGAATCTCTCAGTCATGTTTTATGTGGAGGGCAAGATTTTTAGTCCCCTGATcacagcagagccaggcagaAACTTGCATTGGTACAACTGCAGACTGCACCAGGGGAAGGAGTGAAACAACACCTCTGTAAGCCAGCAAAGCCCCTGCAGTGGGAAGATCAGCAGGCACCCGTTCTGCACTGGACAGACGGTGAATCAAGGGGCAAGGTTAGCTTATCTGTGCACCTCGTCAACAACCCAGTGAGGGAGCAAAGCAGCTTATGTGGGGCAGCCGTCCATTCTCccaaagaaaacatcaaaacctCTAGACACAGTTGAAATATCTCTCAACTTCTAAGTCAGGACATCCTaaacctttaattttctttttactgatgGGACTGCCAAGCTTCCACTAGACCTGTTCTGAGTCAGGGGCAGTGCCTGAGCTGGATCTGCCTTGGCAATTAGTGTCGACAAGCTTTCTACTTCATCAGAAGTAATCCCCAGACATGTAACTTCCCTCTACAAGATTAACATGGGGCTCTGATTTCCGCTTTAATTCCCAGCTTGAGTTCTGCAGGACACTGATGAATATGGAAGGTTACTCTGCTTTAATGCAGAAATGATGAGATATCACTTGAATAAAAGTACGTGGAGAGTTTAAAGCTCTCCATCCTGCAGCGAGCCACAGCATGGCCTTTTCAATTGCCCAGATTGAGACTTGCCAGTTATACCACACAGAAACACATTCTCTCACTGGCATAACGAAAGGACTCATGTCCCCTTCCTCCCTGATGAAAATAAGCTTACTCTTCTGATGCTTCTTGTTAACACAGCCAAGACAGCAGAGCATTTTAGGAAGTCAGCACAAAGGACAGTTTTATCACGCAGCCTCTCTGCAGCCACCTCTGGCTTTCACATTCTCTGGTGATTTTTGTAAGACTGCATCAAAAGTGACTCTGAAAATATGAACAATATATGTGGgctttttccctttgaaaagacCAGGTCCTTTctcaggctgggctctgctgcctgggGTCTGCACACACGGCAAGGCAAGTTTTCAAAATGCCATTCTGACAATGTGCCCGTGATACTGCTGCAATTGACAGACAGCACAGAGTTACCAAAGCATTACATCTATAGCTGTGTCCAGCTATCTCATCTAATAGATCATTATTTCTGTAGAGCGGGCGATGCAATGACCCTGGAACAAGGAAGGACACACTATCACTCGGGTATCTATTGCCTTATTCAAATTAAAGGGACATACAGACATTGCATTGCTTGTCTTTGCTCTGGTACCTTCCCCTGAGCCTTGCGTGCAATTTCAATGCACTCAGCCAGTCTCTCAGTGTGACCACGGGTAGGCCATCAGCACCAGGCATCTGGGTTCGGTTGAAAGACAAGCAGCAGTATGTCTGCCCAGGTGAAACCAGGCTTAGCTGCACCATGGACAGCTGGGCTCCTTGCTCTTGAAGGCTGctgtcctgcctgctgccttcctccccatATCCTGTTCTGCTCCGTTATCTACTGCTCTCCACATTCCCCTTGCCTGCTGGTCCCTGCTGCATTCTCTCTGCAGCAAACTGTTCCACATTTTGAGGCACATGTGTAGAAAAGTGGAGGTCCTTTTGCTGCCATCCATGTCCTAGGTAGTATGTGCATGTTACAATGCTTGTCAGGAGCCCTGTGCCACCAAGCAGACAAAGGAAGAGCCCTATGCTGGCTTGACTGCCAGTTGGTAGGTGAAGGCTCTTATAGGCTAGGTATCAGCTGGGCTCAGCCAAACCCCAGGACTCTACCAATCAAGTAAAGAGTAAGAAATAATGAGAAGGTGGCTCGTTTTGCTGGAGAATGAACCTTTGGCACCGGCTGAGGACTTGGCGATCCACACGTTGCCTTCTTTGTCTTCCCGCCGCCTGTTGTAAGCTGCCAAGAAGACTTCCCGCTCATCTGTCCTTGTGTTGTTTATGAGATGGCGAATTCCATTCTGTGCTGGAGCCACCGGGGTCTTCAAGTTTGTTGGGTAAATCACATACGACTCAGGGAACCACGTGCAGGACTCTGATAGTTCAGGGCTTGTCTTGATAAGCCTGGGTGAAGAGAGATAGGCTGTTAATCTCTAGAGTGTTCCCACCTGTGTGGACATCATTTAGTAAGTAAAAATAATCACTAACTGGGCTCTTTCACTCGGTGATGAATAGCAGCTTGCAGACAGTCTGTGCTAAATTATATTTTCCTTAGACACTTGAAATTAAGGTTTCCTTAAAGATATCATGGCAACTCCAACCTGCAGCCAAGCACTGCTCTTTGAATCAGACCTGCATGCTTTCATTAAACGTTTTGTACACACTATGGATATCATGAAACAATCAGCAGAGAAGTTTCCATGTAACTAGAACATTCCCTGCATCAGCTCTGCACAAGGGAACTAAGGAGGTGTTGTTTGCTCACACGGAATGGGGCAGGAAGGATGCTGTGATCACAACACGCAAAAGGGAAGGCAGAGCAGTAATGTTCTCTGTGCTGGTGCTTAGCTCTTAATCCCATCCCCACTGAGATCTGATCAGGTGTCCCAGTTGTGGATGAAGACCACTGAAAGCAAGGACACAGCTACACGTTTCATGTCCCAAGGTATCTGGGACCCCCCTTGCATTGTTACAGAAATCCTTTAACAGCATCATGCAGTCTCTGATCTCTCCTACCAGTAATGTCTAGAGATGCCAACAAACTCCTGTTAGCAGAGCCCAGGCCTGTTTTCTTTCAGAGTCAAGGGAGCTGCCTGCCTCGTTGAATGCTCACCGTGTGCTCTGCTTAAGGCCAAAAGCAGAGCTCATGACTTAGTGACTCTCTCTGTGCATTTGTGCCTCTCTGTTGAAACGGCAGTCAGTCTGTGACACCCTGGGAGCCCTGAGGAATGTCATCTGTGGTCCCTTGGGTTCGTAAGTAGCTTGATGCATGGTTGACCCCACAGTTAGAAAGGTCAGCCAAGcttcaggagagaaaaacagGTGCACAGGCACTTTCAGCACTGCCTCTAGACCATGGGCTGCAGAGAAATCCAGCTGGGGAGCACCTTGAGCACTTGTTTAAAAAATACCCTGCCAGGTCCTGACAAACACCATCACCACTGTAAAGAAAGCAATTGGGAACAGGTTCTTCGCAGGCGAAGGAGAGGGCTTTGATCAGCACATGCAGTCTGCAGGACTCCATCAGCAAGAGGCAGCACAGACACTAACATGGAATCAAACGCTTGAAGGAGACCAAGAGCTCTGACACAAAGATGCCCTAATGGCCAGAGAGTTTGCACAGGCATGAAGGTTATCTACAATGAAAGCTCATCCACATTTCCCCAGGAGGCCCTGGCACAACTAGTCATGCAGAAATAACTTCCAGAGCTTTTCCTGAAGATGTCTCCAAGCATTTGTTTGACAAACAAATCTGATTAGCTAAAGGCATATTAGTGTCTCATCTCCGCATGAAACAGAGAATAAAAGGAGTAGGTTTTAATTAAATGTCTACAGGAAAAAGAGCAGATatgttcgggttttttttttcttttgattgggTTCTAATCTGATTCAATACACTCTATGGTTTCAAGCAGATGTAATTCAGTGAAAATGGTATTTCCCCTGAAGTTACAAAGAGGCCTTTGTACACAGAGATAGCTCTAGAGACCAGCACAGGAGTCTGAAGACAGCACATGCTAAGACACTCCCAGGGCAGCTGTTCTGTGAAATACCCTCCAAACAGGTTCAACACTTGACAATGGTTAGAAGAAAAGTTTCTGCCAATCCCATGTAACATTTCCGTGAGTTTCTTACTTCACCAGAGATGCTTTGCGGCACAGCTTGTCTGCTCCCCTGTAGTAATTCACCAGCTGCACAAGTCCGGGTTCATGGCctaaaaagggaaacaaagaggTCAAACTTCTCAATTAACGAAGGAAAAACATCTGCCTGGTGCAAAGGACCTGTGCAgtagggaagagaaaggaggttGTTTCCTTGTCCTGCATCACAGAAACAGGCTCTAAGCTGGTGATGGGTCCTatggtttctttcttttagttATGAAAAACCATGCATTTACTCAAGTCTGTTTTGAATGCGACACTtccattttccaaaggaaaacaataatttcCTAATTCACACTGGGAACTGGCAGCACCACACAAAAATGTTCTCCATTTGCTGGTGGCAGTTTTTAAAAGCCAAGATTTCAGTTACTCTTAAATGCAGTAGGAGGATGCAGGGAGACACGCCACGATACAAATCACAGCCACGATCGTGGTCACGCCACGATCACAGCTTAGGGAAGGGCCTTGTTTCTTTGTCACGTACAGCAGGATTCCCTGTTGGACCTGGTATCACAAAACACTGTGAAACTTTAAAAGATTTGGAGTCTTGCTTCCCTCTGGCAGTTTGCAGCAAGTCCCCTTGGATAtctggggtgggaagggacctctgggggtctctgctccaACCTCTTGTTCGGTCAAAGTCCGAGTAGCTCTAAGGATGAAGATCCTACTGCTTCTACAGGTCCTTGTCCCCGTAGTTGACTGCCATCTTGTGTCCCCCTGACTATCCTGATGGCCCCTGCTGGAGTCACTCGAGGGTATCTGTGCTTTTCTTGTAAAGTCCCAAACTGGTCCCAGTAACCAGCTGTGGCCTCACAAGCGCCAGAGTGCCAAATAGATGGGTACCTCCTTACCAATGCTGGGCTTCACACCACAGCCTGCCTGCCTTCACCTTCTCACACTACACAAACGCTTGTGCTCAGCTAGAAGCTCTCTGAGGGGACAGGATGGCAGCAGTTGTCTGAAGCATATTGCAGATCTGGGGAACACCACACAGCCTCTCCCACACAACCCATGCAGCCAAACATGGATGTGCAAGAGGCAAGCAATGCCTGGGGCAATACCTGGGTCATGGGTGACAACAACTGACAAAAGTATGGAAAACATGATGAAAAACTCTTCCGGTTTGAAATGACCTAGGACCAGGGGGATTCCCCAAGGGTGGCAGTTACTTCCATTTTcaccttctctttttaaaaaaaatgcctgtgGGAGTGATTTAGACCCTTGAAAAAGGATTCAGAGTTTTAGTTATCCTCCTCAGTGATTGCCTGGGAAAAAAGATCTGGAGCAAACATTACCTTAAAAACCAGGCACCTGCAAGATCACAGAGAGTGAATATCTGTTTCAACCCCAAAGTCATGGCCCTGAACTGGGTCACTATTTTATTCACAAATCTTTAAATATAAGATAGCTGAAAACCATCTTCCAGAAAAGATCTGTAACTTCAGGCACTTCAATATGCAGCCAGCACTGCCAGGCACTAATTTACTGAAAGAAATTAGTAAAAACCATcaaatttccttctgtttccagttTATTGTCTTTGCTTGGTTCCTGGAGGAACTGAGGTCCAGAAGGAGACACCACCACTCTGGGTGGGCTCTGCCCCACAGTGGTCAGTCCACCCTGTCACCAGTGATGGAGGAATGGGGCTGGTGAAAGGAGGAGGACAGCTGAAACCTGCTTTGAAACCACTGCTGTTGGATAGCTCTGACCTGCTGGGAGGCACATCCTCATTGGTTTCCTGAGCTTCTCCATGGAGCAGTGGGCTGTGATGTGGACCCCGGTGGTCAGCAAGGAGGGACCACGAGGCAGGAAGGGGACTCTCAGGCATGTTGTGAGGTCTGCACCATTAATTCAGCAGGGTTAAAAAGCTGCTAAGGCATTGACCAAACTGGCGATCCCTCTGTGGCTGGCAGGGCACAGTCCAGCATCCTCTACTCCATGAGGCCTCTGCAGCCTCTTCgtcctttccctcccccttagCACAAACTGCTTTTCCACTAGATACAGACTTAGATGCAGACACTCACAGCTTTAGGGCACAATCCCCCAAGAATTAGGGTATCAGCAGGAGCAACAGAATTTTCTGCAGCTggacagaagcagcagtgggTGCTGAGAGACCCCATGTCTACCCCTCTCCCACATCAAATGATCTAGCTTAGTCTGAGTAATGCAAATCCCTACAGTTCCCTGATTTAATCCCTGCTTCCACTGAGCAGAGCCTTTAGGAAAACCAAATCAAGCCAGCTTTGATGCAACGGTTGCTCAGGAGGACAGCTTTAGGAAGATGTACCAGAGAAGATACAGCTTTTCGGAAGATGTACCAAAATAACCATGTTATTTTTGGTCTGAATCCACTGATTTCAGGCAACCAGCTCCTGCTATGGGAAGATGGGTTAAAGAAGCCAGTGCCGAAGCATGGTCCCTCTCCACAGGTCATAGATGCATCTTGGCCGTGAGAAATGGTTTGAAGTTTTGGGCATCTCATGGCAACACATGCTGAAGGGCTCGCTGAAGCCCTTCCATCACCCCAGGGTTCTTTTCGAGGATGGAAGGGGTTAGTAAGAGATGGCCATGAGCCGGACGTGCTGTGCAGGCCCACTCACACCAAAGAAGTGTACTCATTCTGCAGTGAAGCCCGATGCCCACAGGCCCTGCCTGCTGGCCACGTTAAACCACAGGTCTGCTTGCTGTGCCTGGCTACAGCCTGTGTGAGCATCCTCACTGCTTAAGCCTCTCCTGCtgtttccctgcctgctgcagaaaCCCGGACGCTGGGAGGTGACCAGATGGCATTGCCATGTGACGGGGACTTTCCACTCACAAACGCATGTGGAGACAAGGgaagagctgctggagctggtgaCTTGCAAATTTGAAAGAGCAGCCAGCGCTGGGTCTCAACTGCAAGAAAGAGGCTGCAAAAGCTGtcctgccccagagctgctggggtgAGGGCGCTCCTCCTGCTCTGACGtttctgcagccagcagcactgctgcaaaATTGCCCCAGGAAGGAAGAAACCAGGGccaaggacagggagggaggcCAGAAGGGTCCTGCCAGCGTCGGATGCAGACACAGGGGACCGCAGGAGGGACACACACCTGCTCTGCTGTGGTTTGCAGCATCCTCATCCCAAACCTGCTCCGACAGTCCTGGTGACAggagccagcacagcagctggcacTGTGCGTGGCAACCTGCCAGCCTCGTGGCTCGGGCCAGCTCGCCCCCAGCCACGGGCAATGACggtgcagctctgctccctgctgcgcCCTACAacactgccagtgctgggcttgGCTCTCCCGGCTCGTGGGCAGCGCATGGcactctccttccctgctcctgggCTCTTCCCCATACGGCGGGGCGGAGGACCAGGGTAACCCTGCTGACAGACCCGCCTGCCACAGGACAGGCAGTGCGCATGGCAGGCAGGGGACAAGCCCGTACAGGGAAGCTGGGGCTCCATGTGTTGGCAGTGTGACAGAGGGGGTCAGACAGCAGGGGAGAAGGTGGAGGTGTGGCATGGCGTGGCCTGGCCCCACACACACAGAAAGCGTCTGGAATAACCCCCACCCTGCTTCAAGAACGGACTAGACATGCTGTCACCCCCACCAAGCCCCCACAGAGGCTCATCTCCACCAGCCTCGGCTCCGGGGTGAGGGTTTGAGCGTGCCTGGCTCAGACCTGTTCCCCCACCTGTCCTAAACCACAGAAACACCCCCATAACATGTAAGCTCAGCACCACAACGTCCCAGCCCTACGCCAGGCAGGGGGATGCCACCGGCACTGCCGTGTTCCCCACGAACCCACGCGGAGTGACCGAAGCCTCCTGCAATGGTGAGAACGGCCCCAAGCGCGCTGCTGCGGGACATGGCAGGCAAGCCGGGAGGTGGAGGCTCCACTGGGACCCTGGGGGTCTGCGAGATGTGAGGGGGGGTAATCCTCGGGTGCCCTCTGCCCCACCCCACTGCTGCGCCACAGCACGGCCCCCAAGCCGGGCTGGGTGTTTTGGGGGGCACCACCCTCCGGGAGCTTGGGAGGGGGATCCTCTGAGCCCCGGCCGGTGGCAGCTCTTCCCGGCGGGGACAGCCGgtgcccgggccgggccggttTCCGCAGAGAGCCCTGCGGGGGGCCGGGAAGCGGCTGCACGGAGACCCCAGTCCCC
Proteins encoded in this region:
- the TTL gene encoding tubulin--tyrosine ligase, which translates into the protein MYTFVVRDEGSSVYAEVSRLLLASGQWRRLRRDNPRFNLMLGERNRLPFGRLGHEPGLVQLVNYYRGADKLCRKASLVKLIKTSPELSESCTWFPESYVIYPTNLKTPVAPAQNGIRHLINNTRTDEREVFLAAYNRRREDKEGNVWIAKSSAGAKGEGILISSEAAELLDFIDEQGQVHVIQKYLEKPLLLEPGHRKFDIRSWVLVDHQYNIYLYREGVLRTSSEPYNSANFQDKTCHLTNHCIQKEYSKNYGRYEEGNEMFFEEFNQYLMDALNTTLENSILLQIKHIIRSCLMCIEPAISTKHLHYQSFQLFGFDFMVDEELKVWLIEVNGAPACAQKLYAELCQGIVDVAISSVFPLNDTGQKTSQPSSIFIKL